One Baekduia alba genomic window, CTTCGACGGCCGCGGCACCGAGCCCTTCGTCGCCGTCTCGTGGGACCGTGCCCTCGACCTCGCTGCCGCCGAGGTCGACCGGGTGCATCGAGCTCACGGTCCCACGGCGATCTACGGCGGTTCGTGCGGCTGGGCCAGCGCCGGGCGGTTCCACCATGCCCAGAGCCAGGTGCATCGCTTCCTTGCGCAGGCCGGCGGCTACACGACCTCGTACGGGTCCTACAGCGTCGGGGCGATGGAGATCATCATGCCCCGCGTGATCGGGGGTGACAAGTGGAGCATCTTCGACCGCGGTGTGATGTGGCCCGAGCTCGCCGACCACGGCGAGCTCGTGGTGAGCTTCGGGGGCCTGGCAGCGAAGAACGCGCAGGTCAACCCGGGCGGCATCGGCCGGCACCACGTCCCTGACCTGCAGCGGCGCTGTTGCGATGCGGGCGTGCAGTTCGTGAACGTGTCACCGGTGCGTGACGACGTCGCCGACTGGCTGGGCGCACAGTGGGTCGCCCTGCGTCCCAACACCGACGTGGCGCTCATGCTGGGCCTCGCTCACGTCATCGTGACCGAGGACCGCCACGATCGGGACTTCCTTGACCGCTGCTGCACGGGCTATGACGTGTTCGAGCGCTACCTCCTCGGCCGCGACGACGGGGTGCCGAAGGATCCCCGCTGGGCCGCGGCGATCACTGAGCTCCCCGAGGCGGTCATCCTCGATCTCGCGCGGCGGATCGCGGAGCGACGCACGGTGATCAACGTGAGCTGGTCCGTCCAGCGCCAGGAGCACGGCGAGCAGACGTACTGGATGGCCACGACGCTTGCGGCCCTGTCCGGCTCCATGGGCCTCCCCGGGGGCGGGCTCGCCGCCGGCCTGGGAACCACCTCGATCGGCGTTCGACCCGGCCGCTACAACGTCGCGGCCTTCCCGCAAGGACGGAATCCGGTCGACGCGGTCATCCCGGTCGCGCGCGTCGCCGACATGCTCCTGGGAGCCGGCGCCTCGTATGACTTCAACGGCCAGCGGCGAACGTACCCCGACATCAGGTTGGTGTACTGGGCGGGCGGGAACCCCTTCCATCATCACCAGGACCTGAACCGCCTGGTGCGGGCGTGGCGTGAGCCGGAGACCGTCATCGTCCACGACTCGTGGTGGAATCCGGTCGTCCGCTTCGCCGACATCGTCTTCCCGGTGGCCACCTCCCTCGAGCGCAACGACTTCGCCGTCGGGATGAACGACCTCACCGTGACGGCGATGCACAAGGCCGTGGACCCTCCCGGCGAGGTCCGCTCCGACTACGAGGTGTTTGCCGCCTTGGCCGAGCGCCTCGGCCGGGGCGATCAGTTCACGGAGGGGCGCACCGCCGAGGAATGGGTACGCGAGCTCTACGAGCGCACGTGCGCGGAACTCGCCGCGGAGGGCGTCGACCTGCCGACGTTCGAGACGTTCTGGGAGCGAGGACGCACCGAGCTGCCCGAGTCCCCGGCGCCGTCGTCCGGTGTCCTCGCCGACCTGCGTGCCGATCCCGACGAGCATCCGCTCGACACGCCGTCGGGACGCATCGAGATCTTCTCCGAGACGATCGCCGGCTTCGAGTACGACGACTGCCCTGGGCATCCGGCGTGGATGGCACCGCGGGAATGGCTCGGCGCGACCGGCACGGATCGGTTCCCGCTGCACCTGATCTCGAACCAGCCTCGAACCCGGCTGCACAGTCAGTACGACAACGGCTCACACAGTCGAGCGAGCAAGGTGGCGGGCCGCGAGCCCGTCGTCATGCACCCCGAGGACGCCCGCGAGCGCGGGATCGCCGAAGGCGACGTCGTGCGGCTGTTCAACGATCGCGGAGCATGTCTTACCGGCGCCGCTCTGTCCGACGGCGTGCGTCGAGGGGTCGTCGTGTTGGCCACCGGGGCGTGGTACGACCCCGAAGAGCCCGGCGTTCCCGGGAGCTTGGACCGGCACGGCAACCCCAACGTCCTGACGCGAGACGCAGGCACGTCCAAGCTCGCTCAGGCCTGCTCTGCGCAGAGCACGCTCGTGCAAGCTGAACGTGTCGACGGTCCTGTGCCCCCCGTGAGGGCGTTCGAGCCCCCCGAGATCGTGCGGGACACGGCGGCTCCCGACCTCGGCCCGGCCGGCGCCTGACCAGCCCGTTCAGGCTGGCGCCGGCGACGACTCGGAGTGCTCCGAGCCGTGGCCGTTCTCTTCGGCGTGCCGCGCCGCGGTGTCCGCGTCCGCGCGCCAGCGGCTGGGCGTCGCGGCGACCGGCGGGTCGAACGAGCGCGTGGGCGCCTTGCGGACGTCGACGCTGCCGTCGTTCGGACGCCGCTTGCCACCCTGGTACTGGACGAT contains:
- a CDS encoding molybdopterin-dependent oxidoreductase — encoded protein: MPDRERFPSATHWGSYNAVVADGRVTRLEPVDDDPHPSPIADGMVSALSDRARITEPMIRAGWLEHGPRKGFDGRGTEPFVAVSWDRALDLAAAEVDRVHRAHGPTAIYGGSCGWASAGRFHHAQSQVHRFLAQAGGYTTSYGSYSVGAMEIIMPRVIGGDKWSIFDRGVMWPELADHGELVVSFGGLAAKNAQVNPGGIGRHHVPDLQRRCCDAGVQFVNVSPVRDDVADWLGAQWVALRPNTDVALMLGLAHVIVTEDRHDRDFLDRCCTGYDVFERYLLGRDDGVPKDPRWAAAITELPEAVILDLARRIAERRTVINVSWSVQRQEHGEQTYWMATTLAALSGSMGLPGGGLAAGLGTTSIGVRPGRYNVAAFPQGRNPVDAVIPVARVADMLLGAGASYDFNGQRRTYPDIRLVYWAGGNPFHHHQDLNRLVRAWREPETVIVHDSWWNPVVRFADIVFPVATSLERNDFAVGMNDLTVTAMHKAVDPPGEVRSDYEVFAALAERLGRGDQFTEGRTAEEWVRELYERTCAELAAEGVDLPTFETFWERGRTELPESPAPSSGVLADLRADPDEHPLDTPSGRIEIFSETIAGFEYDDCPGHPAWMAPREWLGATGTDRFPLHLISNQPRTRLHSQYDNGSHSRASKVAGREPVVMHPEDARERGIAEGDVVRLFNDRGACLTGAALSDGVRRGVVVLATGAWYDPEEPGVPGSLDRHGNPNVLTRDAGTSKLAQACSAQSTLVQAERVDGPVPPVRAFEPPEIVRDTAAPDLGPAGA